A single Micromonospora luteifusca DNA region contains:
- a CDS encoding xanthine dehydrogenase family protein molybdopterin-binding subunit — protein sequence MSPAIGGTLNRVDGRAKVRGDSRYSAEVPVTGLVHAVLVNATIASGRISAIDTGEAERADGVLAVLTHRNLGRLANVPKLLPSLAGLAAPGQSFFPMQDETIHYAGQPVAVVIADTIERADHAGTLIKIEYAPTPSITLLDQARDQAYVPEKIFGGLLPGQGSRGDVGKALAEAEVCVDATYRFAPNHHNPIEPSASTAVWEDVDRLTIYDSTQGPNSVQLTVAELLGLPPISIRVVSHAVGGSFGSKAMVWHHPTLAALAARHVGRPVRLVLTREQMFTSCGHREEQEQRITVGAGADGRITALRHHKLSLTSHFDDWAEPSLQSPAVAYVSPNYEGIYHLVRGNTITPTFTRAPGEATGMFALECAMDELAERIGIDPLELRLRNYTETDPESGHPWSSSGLPECYQRAAELFGWHERDTRPRRDGQWLIGSGMASALYPVTQPVNPQRARARLYNDGTAVVEAGVSEFGTGVFTAMTQVAADALGLPVERVRFVGGSSDLPNVTAAVGSAGTSAVGSAVHLAATQLRDELIGRAVADAHSPLHGADPGTVVVQDGRMVRRDRPDVGETYADLLHRSMIPDAEVLSSWTPPPQDAGYGVHTFGAQMAEVAVDADLGVVRVRRMVGVFAPGRVLNRKTAHSQLMGGMLWGLSQALLESTRMDPRLGRWANASLGDYLVAVNADAPDVVVDTIEVHDEVVNPLGMKGVGEIGVVGAAAAIANAVYHATGRRQYELPIMLEKLL from the coding sequence ATGAGCCCGGCGATCGGCGGCACGCTCAACCGGGTCGACGGCCGCGCCAAGGTCCGCGGCGACTCCCGCTACTCCGCGGAGGTCCCGGTAACCGGCCTGGTGCACGCGGTGCTGGTCAACGCGACTATAGCCAGCGGCCGGATCAGCGCGATCGACACCGGCGAGGCCGAGCGCGCCGACGGGGTGCTGGCCGTACTCACCCACCGCAACCTCGGGCGGCTCGCCAACGTGCCCAAACTGCTTCCGTCGCTGGCCGGGCTGGCCGCGCCCGGGCAGAGTTTCTTCCCGATGCAGGACGAGACGATCCACTACGCCGGCCAGCCGGTCGCCGTCGTGATCGCCGACACCATCGAGCGCGCCGACCACGCCGGCACGCTCATCAAGATCGAGTACGCTCCCACACCCTCCATCACCCTGCTCGACCAGGCCCGCGACCAGGCGTACGTGCCTGAGAAGATCTTCGGCGGACTGCTGCCCGGGCAAGGGTCCCGTGGCGACGTGGGAAAGGCGCTGGCCGAGGCGGAGGTGTGCGTCGACGCGACGTACCGCTTCGCGCCCAACCACCACAACCCGATCGAGCCGTCGGCCAGCACGGCTGTCTGGGAGGACGTCGACCGGCTGACCATCTACGACTCGACCCAGGGGCCGAACTCGGTCCAGTTGACCGTCGCCGAGCTGCTCGGTCTGCCACCGATCTCGATCCGGGTGGTCAGCCACGCCGTGGGCGGGAGCTTCGGGTCCAAGGCAATGGTCTGGCACCACCCGACGCTGGCCGCGCTGGCCGCGCGACACGTGGGCCGACCGGTGCGGCTGGTACTCACCCGGGAGCAGATGTTCACCTCCTGTGGGCACCGCGAGGAGCAGGAGCAGCGGATCACCGTCGGCGCGGGCGCGGACGGCCGCATCACCGCGCTGCGCCACCACAAGCTGTCGCTCACCTCGCATTTCGACGACTGGGCGGAGCCGTCGTTGCAGAGCCCGGCGGTGGCGTACGTCAGCCCGAACTACGAGGGGATCTACCACCTGGTCCGAGGCAACACCATCACACCCACCTTCACGCGGGCGCCCGGCGAGGCGACCGGCATGTTCGCGTTGGAGTGCGCGATGGACGAGCTGGCGGAGCGGATCGGGATCGACCCGCTGGAGCTGCGGTTGCGCAACTACACGGAGACCGACCCGGAGAGCGGCCACCCGTGGTCCAGCAGCGGGTTGCCCGAGTGCTACCAGCGAGCGGCCGAGCTGTTTGGCTGGCACGAGCGCGACACCCGGCCCCGGCGCGACGGTCAGTGGCTGATCGGCAGCGGCATGGCCAGCGCGCTCTATCCGGTCACCCAGCCGGTGAACCCGCAGCGCGCCCGGGCCCGGCTCTACAACGACGGTACGGCGGTCGTCGAGGCCGGTGTGTCGGAGTTCGGCACCGGCGTCTTCACCGCGATGACCCAGGTCGCCGCGGACGCGCTGGGCCTCCCGGTGGAGCGGGTACGGTTCGTCGGCGGCAGCAGTGACCTGCCGAACGTCACCGCCGCCGTGGGTTCCGCCGGCACCAGCGCGGTCGGCTCCGCCGTACACCTCGCGGCGACCCAGCTGCGCGATGAGCTGATCGGGCGCGCGGTGGCCGACGCCCACTCGCCGTTGCATGGCGCCGATCCCGGCACGGTGGTGGTCCAGGACGGTCGGATGGTGCGGCGTGACCGGCCGGACGTCGGCGAGACCTACGCCGACCTGCTGCACCGCAGCATGATCCCGGACGCGGAGGTGCTCAGCTCCTGGACGCCGCCACCGCAGGACGCCGGGTACGGGGTGCACACCTTCGGCGCGCAGATGGCCGAGGTGGCGGTCGACGCCGACCTCGGGGTGGTGCGGGTACGCCGCATGGTCGGGGTGTTCGCACCCGGCCGGGTGCTCAACCGCAAGACCGCGCACAGCCAACTGATGGGCGGCATGCTCTGGGGGCTCAGCCAGGCGCTGTTGGAGTCCACCAGGATGGATCCGCGGCTGGGCCGCTGGGCCAACGCCAGCCTCGGCGACTACCTGGTGGCGGTCAACGCGGACGCCCCCGACGTGGTGGTGGACACCATCGAGGTGCACGACGAGGTGGTGAACCCGCTCGGGATGAAGGGCGTCGGGGAGATCGGCGTGGTGGGCGCGGCCGCCGCGATCGCCAACGCCGTGTACCACGCCACCGGACGCCGGCAGTACGAGCTGCCGATCATGCTGGAGAAGCTGCTCTGA
- a CDS encoding lytic polysaccharide monooxygenase, producing MNRSRTAALLIAAVTFALGAVALASSPQPAAAHGAAMTPGSRTYLCWQDGRSQTGEIRPNNPACSAAVAQSGANSLYNWFSVLRSDAGGRTTGFIPDGQLCSGGNSGYRGYDLPRTDWPLTHLTAGARLDFKYSNWAHHPGTFYFYVTKNSWSPTRALAWSDLEEPFLTVTNPPQRGAVGTNDGHYYFSGNLPSGKSGRHIIYSRWVRSDSQENFFGCSDVTFDGGNGQVTGVGPGTGSPSPDPTTPPPNPTTPPPNPTTPPPNPTTPPPNPTTPAPGGDCMAVYKVSSAWQGGFQGEVTIMNHGSTPFSGWTASWAWPNGQSISQIWGATQTSSGSSVTATNVAYNGTVAPEGTTTFGFLASTTGTNGLPTVTCARR from the coding sequence GTGAACCGTTCCCGTACGGCCGCGTTGCTCATCGCGGCCGTGACCTTCGCACTGGGCGCTGTCGCCCTGGCGTCCAGTCCCCAGCCGGCCGCCGCGCATGGTGCGGCGATGACCCCGGGCAGCCGTACCTACCTGTGCTGGCAGGACGGCCGCAGCCAGACCGGTGAGATCAGGCCGAACAATCCCGCGTGCTCCGCCGCGGTGGCGCAGAGCGGGGCGAACTCGCTCTACAACTGGTTCAGCGTGCTGCGGTCCGACGCTGGCGGCCGGACCACCGGCTTCATCCCGGACGGGCAACTGTGCAGCGGCGGCAACTCCGGTTACCGCGGCTACGACCTGCCCCGCACCGACTGGCCGCTGACCCACCTGACCGCCGGGGCGCGGTTGGACTTCAAGTACAGCAACTGGGCGCACCACCCGGGCACGTTCTACTTCTACGTGACCAAGAACAGTTGGAGCCCGACCCGGGCGCTGGCGTGGAGTGACCTCGAGGAGCCGTTCCTGACGGTGACCAACCCGCCGCAGCGCGGCGCGGTCGGCACCAACGACGGTCACTACTACTTCAGCGGCAACCTGCCGTCGGGCAAGAGTGGCCGGCACATCATCTACTCCCGCTGGGTGCGCTCGGATTCGCAGGAGAACTTCTTCGGCTGCTCCGACGTGACCTTCGACGGCGGCAACGGTCAGGTGACCGGGGTGGGTCCGGGCACGGGTTCGCCGTCGCCCGACCCGACCACGCCGCCGCCGAACCCCACCACCCCGCCGCCGAACCCGACCACCCCGCCGCCCAACCCGACCACCCCGCCGCCCAACCCGACCACGCCAGCGCCGGGCGGTGACTGCATGGCGGTCTACAAGGTGAGCAGCGCCTGGCAGGGTGGCTTCCAGGGCGAGGTCACGATCATGAACCACGGCAGTACGCCGTTCTCCGGCTGGACCGCGAGTTGGGCCTGGCCCAACGGGCAGTCGATCAGTCAGATCTGGGGGGCCACGCAGACGTCGTCCGGCTCGTCGGTGACGGCGACGAACGTCGCCTACAACGGCACAGTCGCACCGGAAGGCACCACGACGTTCGGCTTCCTGGCCAGCACCACAGGAACGAACGGCCTCCCCACAGTCACCTGCGCCCGCCGCTAA
- a CDS encoding carbohydrate kinase family protein, whose protein sequence is MGYAVVLGEALVDLLDSERDGERVYRQAIGGGPLNVAVGVARLGGSAQFVGSLGDDVLGGRIRAFLTAADVGVVGAVTVPAPTTLAVVTYAGPEPDFRFYGEPASYGLLGPDDLDLALLEGADVLYCGSIVLLQPGTLAAARRAWSLATGLRVFDPNVRPRLLNGPAALEGLREVVAEFAAGAHLVKLSAADAGLLYPGEPVEGVAAYLRELGAATVVVTLGATGAVLAAADADPVLVPAPKVNAIDATGAGDSVMAALIADLLPDGEPESPEGWIDRVAFALRVAGLVCESPGGATAMPTRADVDRRFAA, encoded by the coding sequence ATGGGATACGCGGTGGTGCTCGGCGAGGCGCTCGTCGACCTGCTCGACAGCGAGCGCGACGGGGAACGGGTCTACCGGCAGGCGATCGGCGGCGGACCGCTCAACGTCGCCGTCGGGGTGGCCCGACTCGGCGGTTCGGCACAATTCGTCGGCTCGCTCGGTGACGACGTGCTGGGTGGGCGGATCCGCGCCTTCCTGACCGCGGCCGACGTCGGGGTGGTCGGTGCGGTCACGGTGCCCGCACCGACCACGCTCGCGGTGGTCACGTACGCCGGGCCGGAACCCGACTTCCGCTTCTACGGCGAACCGGCCTCCTACGGCCTGCTCGGGCCCGACGATCTGGATCTCGCGCTGCTGGAGGGCGCCGACGTGCTCTACTGCGGCTCGATCGTGCTGCTCCAACCCGGCACGCTGGCCGCCGCCCGACGCGCCTGGTCGCTCGCCACCGGTCTGCGGGTCTTCGACCCGAACGTGCGTCCCCGACTGTTGAACGGGCCCGCCGCGTTGGAAGGGTTGCGCGAGGTGGTGGCCGAGTTCGCCGCCGGCGCACACCTGGTCAAGCTGAGCGCCGCTGACGCCGGGCTGCTCTACCCGGGTGAACCGGTCGAGGGGGTCGCGGCGTACCTGCGCGAGTTGGGGGCCGCCACGGTGGTGGTGACGCTCGGTGCGACCGGTGCGGTGCTGGCCGCGGCCGACGCCGACCCGGTCCTGGTGCCGGCACCCAAGGTCAACGCGATCGACGCCACCGGCGCCGGCGACTCGGTGATGGCCGCGCTCATCGCCGACCTGCTGCCCGACGGCGAACCAGAGAGCCCGGAAGGCTGGATCGACCGGGTGGCCTTCGCCCTGCGGGTAGCTGGCCTGGTCTGCGAATCCCCGGGCGGCGCCACCGCCATGCCCACCCGCGCCGACGTCGACCGCCGCTTCGCGGCCTGA
- a CDS encoding XdhC family protein — translation MPNVFNEVHRRCQAGEAVALATVVDTWRSAPQPSGAAMLVAADGTVTGSVSGGCVEADVYDRANRVLHTGVPELTRYGVSDDDAYAVGLTCGGVLDVFVERIEPDALAQLDAVAAARRAGRSAAVVTCVAADAGDPPGAVPVDPAGRLGRRRVLTGNQVLGSLGDDRLDDAASADALGLLAAGRSGMLRYGYHGQRRGGGVSLFVTAYATPPRMIVFGAIDFAAAVARIGAFLGYRVTVCDARPVFTTARRFPEADEVVVQWPHRYLRTELDAGRVDGRTVVCVLTHDPRFDVPLLELALRHPLAYVGAMGSRRTHDERHKLLREAGLDAAQLARLASPIGLDLGGRTPEETAVSVAAQIVAARWGGSGRPLAALDGPIHQPG, via the coding sequence GTGCCGAACGTGTTCAACGAGGTGCACCGACGCTGCCAGGCCGGTGAGGCGGTCGCGTTGGCCACCGTCGTGGATACCTGGCGGTCCGCGCCACAGCCGTCCGGCGCCGCCATGCTGGTCGCCGCCGACGGCACGGTCACCGGCAGCGTCTCCGGCGGCTGTGTGGAGGCCGACGTCTACGACCGGGCCAACCGCGTGCTGCACACCGGTGTACCCGAGCTGACCCGCTACGGCGTCAGCGACGACGACGCGTACGCCGTGGGCCTGACCTGCGGCGGGGTGCTCGACGTGTTCGTGGAACGGATCGAACCCGACGCGCTGGCGCAGTTGGATGCTGTCGCCGCCGCGCGCCGCGCCGGCCGGTCGGCGGCGGTGGTCACCTGCGTCGCGGCCGATGCCGGAGACCCGCCGGGCGCGGTGCCGGTCGACCCGGCGGGACGGCTGGGCCGGCGGCGGGTCCTCACCGGCAATCAGGTGCTCGGTTCGCTCGGCGACGACCGGCTCGACGACGCCGCCAGCGCCGACGCCCTCGGGCTGCTCGCCGCCGGACGCAGCGGGATGCTCCGGTACGGGTACCACGGGCAGCGCCGCGGCGGCGGCGTCAGCCTCTTCGTGACCGCGTACGCCACCCCACCCCGAATGATCGTCTTCGGGGCGATCGACTTCGCCGCCGCGGTGGCCCGGATCGGCGCGTTCCTCGGCTACCGGGTCACCGTCTGCGACGCCCGGCCGGTCTTCACCACCGCACGGCGCTTCCCCGAGGCGGACGAGGTGGTGGTGCAGTGGCCGCACCGCTACCTGCGGACGGAGTTGGACGCCGGACGGGTCGACGGGCGGACGGTGGTGTGCGTGCTCACCCACGATCCGAGGTTCGACGTGCCGTTGCTGGAGTTGGCGCTGCGCCACCCGCTGGCGTACGTCGGTGCGATGGGCTCACGGCGCACCCACGACGAGCGGCACAAACTGCTGCGCGAGGCGGGGCTCGACGCGGCGCAACTCGCTCGGCTCGCCTCCCCGATCGGGTTGGACCTCGGCGGGCGTACACCCGAGGAGACCGCGGTCAGTGTGGCCGCGCAGATCGTCGCCGCCCGCTGGGGCGGCAGCGGTCGCCCGCTGGCGGCACTCGACGGGCCGATCCACCAGCCGGGGTAA
- a CDS encoding aminopeptidase P family protein, whose translation MTEGRTDGTPTDGTESHDPDFPEAFLSFMRHGWRDTALPVAPRPETPNYAKRRAALSAAFPGETLVIPTGTDKVRANDTDYPFRPGSDFAYLTGDHDADSVLVLRPNGSGHDATLYMRPRSSRETDEFFRSRNGELWVGRRHTLSEKSTELGLPTADLTGLEATLADLAPGRTRVLRGFDAQVDAAVRPYDGARTEGKPARDRELAIAISEMKLVKDEWEIGQLQDAIDATVRGFEDVARILPADRAVSERLLEGVFALRARHDGNDVGYSSIVGAGEHATILHWIHNHGATRPGDLLLMDMGVEGRNLYTADVTRVVPVNGRFTALQRQVYDIVYASQQAGIEAIRPGVKFKDVHLTCMRVLAEGLADLGLLPVSVDEAMDEKSTVYRRWTLHGFGHMLGIDVHDCSNARKETYRDGALGEGYVLTVEPGLYFQPEDELVPAELRGVGIRIEDDVLVTATGAVNMSAGLPRTSDEVETWLAEQREAGPRLPC comes from the coding sequence ATGACCGAGGGACGCACCGACGGTACGCCGACGGACGGTACGGAATCGCACGATCCGGACTTTCCGGAGGCTTTCCTGTCGTTCATGCGGCACGGCTGGCGCGACACCGCGCTCCCCGTGGCGCCCCGGCCGGAGACGCCCAACTACGCCAAGCGGCGGGCGGCGCTCTCGGCGGCGTTCCCCGGCGAGACACTGGTGATCCCCACCGGCACCGACAAGGTCCGGGCCAACGACACCGACTACCCGTTCCGGCCGGGCAGTGACTTCGCCTACCTGACCGGCGACCACGACGCGGACAGCGTGCTGGTGCTGCGCCCGAACGGCTCAGGGCACGACGCGACGCTGTACATGCGGCCCCGCTCGTCCCGGGAGACCGACGAGTTCTTCCGCAGCCGCAACGGCGAGCTGTGGGTGGGCCGGCGGCACACGCTCAGTGAGAAGTCGACCGAGCTGGGCCTGCCCACCGCCGACCTGACCGGCCTGGAGGCGACCCTCGCCGACCTGGCACCGGGGCGTACCCGGGTGCTGCGCGGGTTCGACGCCCAGGTGGACGCGGCCGTCCGCCCGTACGACGGTGCCCGCACCGAGGGTAAGCCGGCCCGGGACCGGGAGCTGGCGATCGCCATCTCGGAGATGAAGCTGGTCAAGGACGAGTGGGAGATCGGCCAACTCCAGGACGCGATCGACGCCACCGTACGCGGCTTCGAGGACGTGGCTCGGATCCTGCCGGCGGACCGCGCCGTCTCGGAGCGGCTGCTGGAGGGTGTCTTCGCGCTCCGGGCCCGGCACGACGGCAACGACGTCGGCTACAGCTCGATCGTCGGCGCCGGCGAGCACGCCACGATCCTGCACTGGATCCACAACCACGGCGCCACCCGACCGGGTGACCTGCTGCTCATGGACATGGGCGTCGAGGGCCGCAACCTCTACACCGCCGACGTGACCCGGGTGGTGCCGGTGAACGGCCGGTTCACCGCTCTGCAGCGCCAGGTCTACGACATCGTCTACGCCTCACAGCAGGCCGGCATCGAGGCCATCCGGCCGGGTGTGAAGTTCAAGGACGTCCACCTGACCTGCATGCGGGTGCTCGCCGAGGGCCTGGCCGACCTGGGCCTGCTGCCGGTGAGTGTCGACGAGGCGATGGACGAGAAGTCGACGGTCTACCGGCGGTGGACGCTGCACGGCTTCGGCCACATGCTCGGCATCGACGTGCACGACTGCTCGAACGCCCGCAAGGAGACGTACCGCGACGGCGCCCTGGGCGAGGGCTACGTGCTCACCGTCGAGCCGGGTCTGTACTTCCAGCCGGAGGACGAGCTGGTCCCCGCCGAGCTGCGCGGCGTCGGCATCCGGATCGAGGACGACGTGCTGGTCACCGCGACTGGCGCGGTGAACATGTCGGCCGGGCTGCCGCGCACCTCCGACGAGGTGGAGACCTGGCTGGCCGAGCAGCGCGAGGCAGGCCCCCGCCTGCCTTGCTGA
- a CDS encoding (2Fe-2S)-binding protein, whose amino-acid sequence MEVHLQVNGASRRTRIEPRVSLLDALRDRLELTGTKKGCNQGACGACTVLVDGRRVLACLTLAITCENREVTTIEGLSDGDTLHPMQQAFLDCDAFQCGYCTPGQILSAVALLGEGHAGNDTEIREWMSGNICRCAAYPHIRAAIRRVRDEKGGGDAAR is encoded by the coding sequence GTGGAGGTCCACCTGCAGGTCAACGGGGCGAGCCGGAGGACTCGCATCGAGCCACGGGTCAGCCTGCTCGACGCCCTCCGCGACCGGCTCGAACTGACCGGGACCAAGAAGGGCTGCAACCAGGGCGCCTGCGGCGCGTGCACGGTGTTGGTGGACGGTCGCCGCGTCCTGGCCTGCCTGACCCTGGCGATCACCTGCGAGAACCGCGAGGTGACCACCATCGAGGGGTTGTCCGACGGGGACACCCTGCACCCGATGCAGCAGGCCTTCCTGGACTGCGACGCGTTCCAGTGTGGGTACTGCACCCCCGGGCAGATCCTGTCCGCGGTGGCCCTGCTGGGCGAGGGGCACGCCGGGAACGACACGGAGATCCGGGAGTGGATGAGCGGCAACATCTGCCGCTGCGCGGCGTACCCACACATCCGCGCGGCCATCCGCCGGGTCCGCGACGAGAAGGGTGGCGGCGATGCGGCCCGTTAG
- the asnB gene encoding asparagine synthase (glutamine-hydrolyzing), whose amino-acid sequence MCGLLAFFSANGNAAAHRDHIAGALECLHHRGPDETGVEVVGDASGRYADGVFAHKRLAIIDVASSHEPLPYANGRYLLTFNGEIYNYIELREELIRDFGAQFATAGDGEVIVAGYHFWGEQVLTRLRGMFAFVIWDRQERRAFGARDYFGIKPMHYLETADGLYLASEKKALLPFAHSNYQGDAGVDTANLSHYLTLQYVPEPGTLHKGISRIGSGEYLNWTPGGRIDVRRWYRPVFRPAPVDDEQKLYHEIRETLRESVRMHMRSDVPVGSFLSSGIDSTAVVALAREFNPNILTFTVGYDVPGYSEIDVAQESARHLDVTTIPTKIGPQDMIDALPKIVWHLDDPVADPALVPLYFVAKKAAEHVTVVLSGEGADEFFGGYTIYREPLSLGTVNGLPGGVQKGLRAVSKAIPQGVKGKSFLERGTTPIEERYYGNARMFTEEEKQRLMRRYDPSVRYTDVTAPIYAECTELDDVTKMQYVDLYTWLRGDILVKADRISMSHSLEVRVPFLDRAVFDVAAKIPVDLKLPPRSDATKYAMRQALQGVVPPAIVNRKKLGFPTPTRVWLRGEMYEWARHVLSTSGAGDLLDLSYALRLLDEHKREEADHSRKVWTVLIFCIWHAIFVAKTLDPGIQRNQSALLTKPVVGSMVR is encoded by the coding sequence ATGTGCGGACTTCTGGCCTTCTTCAGCGCGAACGGCAACGCCGCCGCGCACCGCGACCACATCGCCGGAGCGTTGGAATGCCTGCACCACCGCGGCCCCGACGAGACCGGGGTCGAGGTGGTCGGCGACGCCTCCGGCCGGTACGCGGACGGCGTGTTCGCCCACAAGCGGCTGGCGATCATCGACGTCGCGTCGAGCCACGAGCCGCTGCCCTACGCGAACGGCCGTTACCTGCTCACCTTCAATGGTGAGATCTACAACTACATCGAGCTGCGCGAGGAGTTGATCAGGGACTTCGGCGCCCAGTTCGCCACCGCCGGTGACGGTGAGGTGATCGTCGCGGGCTACCACTTCTGGGGCGAGCAGGTGCTCACCCGGCTGCGGGGCATGTTCGCCTTCGTCATCTGGGACCGGCAGGAGCGGCGCGCGTTCGGTGCCCGCGACTACTTCGGCATCAAGCCGATGCACTACCTGGAGACCGCCGACGGCCTCTACCTGGCGTCGGAGAAGAAGGCGCTGCTGCCGTTCGCGCACAGCAACTACCAGGGCGACGCGGGCGTCGACACGGCCAACCTGAGTCACTACCTGACCCTGCAGTACGTTCCCGAGCCCGGCACGCTGCACAAGGGCATCAGCCGGATCGGCTCCGGGGAGTACCTGAACTGGACCCCGGGCGGGCGGATCGACGTACGGCGGTGGTACCGGCCGGTGTTCCGGCCGGCACCGGTCGACGACGAGCAGAAGCTGTACCACGAGATCCGGGAGACGCTGCGGGAGAGCGTGCGCATGCACATGCGCTCCGACGTCCCGGTCGGCTCGTTCCTGTCCAGCGGCATCGACTCCACCGCGGTGGTGGCGCTGGCCCGGGAGTTCAACCCGAACATCCTCACGTTCACTGTCGGCTACGACGTACCGGGGTACTCGGAGATCGACGTCGCCCAGGAGTCGGCCCGGCACCTGGACGTCACCACCATCCCCACCAAGATCGGTCCGCAGGACATGATCGACGCGCTGCCGAAGATCGTCTGGCACCTGGACGACCCGGTGGCCGACCCGGCGCTGGTGCCGCTCTACTTCGTGGCCAAGAAGGCCGCCGAGCACGTCACGGTGGTGCTCTCCGGTGAGGGCGCCGACGAGTTCTTCGGCGGCTACACCATCTACCGGGAGCCGCTGTCGCTGGGGACCGTCAACGGTCTGCCCGGCGGGGTGCAGAAGGGCCTGCGCGCGGTCTCCAAGGCGATCCCGCAGGGGGTCAAGGGCAAGAGCTTCCTGGAGCGCGGCACCACCCCGATCGAGGAGCGCTACTACGGCAACGCCCGGATGTTCACCGAGGAGGAGAAGCAGCGCCTGATGCGGCGCTACGACCCCTCGGTGCGCTACACCGACGTCACCGCCCCGATCTACGCCGAGTGCACCGAGCTGGACGACGTCACCAAGATGCAGTACGTCGACCTCTACACGTGGCTGCGGGGCGACATCCTGGTCAAGGCCGACCGGATCTCGATGTCGCACTCACTGGAGGTGCGGGTGCCGTTCCTCGACCGTGCGGTCTTCGACGTCGCGGCGAAGATCCCGGTCGATTTGAAGCTGCCGCCGCGCTCCGACGCCACGAAGTACGCGATGCGCCAGGCATTGCAGGGTGTCGTGCCGCCGGCCATCGTCAACCGCAAGAAGCTGGGCTTCCCGACCCCCACCCGGGTCTGGTTGCGCGGCGAGATGTACGAGTGGGCCCGGCACGTGCTGAGCACCTCGGGTGCGGGCGACCTGCTCGACCTGTCGTACGCGCTGCGGCTGCTCGACGAGCACAAGCGGGAGGAGGCCGACCACTCCCGCAAGGTGTGGACGGTGTTGATCTTCTGCATCTGGCACGCCATCTTCGTGGCGAAGACCCTCGACCCGGGCATCCAGCGCAACCAGTCCGCCCTGCTCACGAAGCCGGTGGTCGGCTCCATGGTCCGCTGA
- a CDS encoding FAD binding domain-containing protein → MRPVSYSRATDVDTAIGTVSADPESTFLAGGTTQVDLLRIYVEQPRRLVDINDLPLNRIEELPDGGLRLGGLARMSDVAEEPELVRRYPMVAEALLLGASPQLRNMATLAGNLMQRVRCTYFRDTEAACNKRAPGTGCSALDGINRGHAVLGTSEHCIATHPSDLAVALVALDAVVQTEGPGDARSIPIDDFFLLPGQTPEREHPLAHGELVTGIDLPPTPVAARSRYIKIRDRESYEFALASVAVAMSVDGGRISEVRLALGGVATKPWRARAAEQVLDGAPATTDSFRRAAEAELAPAVPHGMNAFKIELARRTIIRALEQMTQREGTT, encoded by the coding sequence ATGCGGCCCGTTAGCTATTCCCGAGCAACCGATGTCGACACCGCCATCGGCACGGTGAGCGCCGACCCCGAGAGCACCTTCCTCGCCGGCGGCACCACCCAGGTCGACCTGCTGCGCATCTACGTCGAACAGCCGCGCCGTCTGGTCGACATCAACGATCTGCCGCTGAATCGGATCGAGGAACTGCCCGACGGCGGGTTGCGGCTCGGCGGGCTGGCCCGGATGAGCGACGTAGCCGAGGAGCCGGAGCTGGTGCGGCGCTATCCGATGGTCGCCGAGGCGCTGCTGCTGGGCGCCTCCCCGCAGCTGCGCAACATGGCCACCCTCGCGGGGAACCTCATGCAGCGGGTGCGCTGCACCTACTTCCGCGACACCGAGGCGGCCTGCAACAAGCGCGCCCCCGGCACCGGGTGCAGCGCGCTCGACGGCATCAACCGGGGGCACGCGGTGCTCGGCACCAGCGAGCACTGCATCGCCACCCACCCGTCCGACCTGGCCGTGGCGCTGGTCGCGCTGGACGCCGTGGTGCAGACCGAGGGGCCGGGCGACGCGCGGAGCATTCCGATCGACGACTTCTTCCTGCTGCCCGGTCAGACCCCCGAGCGGGAACACCCGCTGGCCCACGGCGAACTCGTGACCGGCATCGACCTGCCACCGACACCGGTGGCGGCCAGGTCCCGGTACATCAAGATCCGCGACCGCGAGTCGTACGAGTTCGCGCTCGCCTCGGTCGCCGTGGCCATGTCGGTCGACGGCGGCCGGATCAGCGAGGTTCGGCTCGCCCTGGGCGGGGTGGCCACCAAACCGTGGCGGGCCCGGGCGGCAGAGCAGGTGCTCGACGGCGCTCCGGCGACGACCGACTCGTTCCGCAGGGCCGCCGAGGCGGAGCTGGCACCGGCGGTGCCGCACGGAATGAACGCCTTCAAGATCGAGTTGGCTCGGCGGACCATCATCCGGGCTCTGGAGCAGATGACGCAGCGGGAGGGGACGACATGA